In the genome of Chaetodon trifascialis isolate fChaTrf1 chromosome 21, fChaTrf1.hap1, whole genome shotgun sequence, the window TACTGACTTGATCCATGTATAAGAAACCTGTTTCACTCTGTTTGGAATGACAAAGCACCAAAGGAAATCCCCAGAACAAGCAACCATGAGCTGCACGGTGACATCATGTTCAAGGATGCGTCGCGTGAAAACACCAAACTGTCTCCAGCTTTGAAAAagagaaaccaaaacagagaagaagaagaagaagaagaagaagaagaagaagaagaagaagaagaagaagaagaagaagaagaagaagaagaagaagaagacaaaggtAGATGACaaacttttgtcttttcattatTACATGCCCATAAAATCATCCCTCCTTTCTACCTTTTCTTCTTACTATGACTACTTTTAAAATTATTCCATAGAAACAATGTTAATTAATAACAAAAGTGCTGATAATATAGAGCTGGGAAGCAGAAACATGCAtttattaatttcattaataaaagcactttttgattcaaattgtttttaaaCTCAGTTTCAAGTCAGACCCTTTGCAGTCCAGGAAAAAGCAACTTTTTCATGCATAAATGGGCTGCACTGGCTGCCTGGTGATTGCAGTGCCACTGCAACCAAACATGACTGCTCACACATGATTGGTCAGGTACTTCTTAAATCTGCCTATTGTTGCCCACACACCTGTAAGTCCACCTACTTCTTCAGTCTCCACAGATATCTCAGACATCAACCTTCAAACAAAAGTCTCCGCTAGCAAAGGTGAGTGTAAGCTACTGAGGTAAAAACTTCATTTTAGCGCGCTCCATTCATGCTTTATTGATAAAATCAAACTTAATTTCCTCAGGACCTCCTGGAGTGGAGTTTCTACACAGGCCAGAGCAGGTGCAGGTTCGAGTAGGACAGCAGGCCCGGCTACGCTGTGAGTTCAGGAGCAGCTCCGTCCCTGTGGCCTGCTGCTGGATTTACAACAGAGACAAGGTAACAGAGGGTGTCAGCGTTGTTTGAACCATCATTTTGTACTCTCACTTTAAAACTCTGTGCGAGTAAAGGTCTTGGTGTGAACATCCACCTTGCTTCCTCCTCAGGTGTTGATTGGAGGGCCGAGGATGTCTATCAGGAGCAGCCAGACGCAGAGCGAGGTGGAGGTCTGTCAGGCCTGTCCAGCCGACACAGGCTCGTACACCGTCATAGTACGAAACAGAGAAGGCTCTGCCCAGCATACAATCTCCCTCAGTGTCATAGGTGAGACTCATGCTCGGACACAAATGCCCTGTCAGTGCTTCCTGTTGCACAGATGCAAATTTAGAaagaactgacagaaaatgtagTGAAGAGGCAAATGTGGCATTTAGGACCATAATATAAATGGTGTGCATGGACATTTTAATCTCCAAAAAGCATCAAATGCTACCACCTATCAGTGGCTCAAACGTAGGTATTCTGTTCTTGAATTTCTCCTCAGACCGGCCTGACCCTCCCGCATCCCAGCCCGTTGTTTCCCAGCTGTCCACCCAGTCCCTGGTCTTGTCCTGGACGGGGCCCAGCTATGACGGAGGCACAGCTGTGCTGGGCTACATTGTGGAGGTCAAAGAAGAGGGCCCAGACAAGCCTGGGAGCTGGACTGAAGTGGCAAGCCGTTGTAAAAACACATCCTACCACGTCCGCTCAGGCCTGGAGCATCTGGGCCAGTACCGCTTCCGCGTCAGAGCCTACAACACGGCAGGGGTCAGCGAACCAAGCCAGGAGTCTGAGTGTGTCAAGATGGCCACTGCAAGTGAGTGATTTGTAAAATGTTTGAGAAGAGGGCTTGAGATTTTAGGTCTGGAGGGATGTGCCTATTAGTCACCTCTGTGtattctttgtgtttgaagaACAAAAGAAGGAAGAGCCCAAGTCGTACATCACAGTGACCATCGACACCAATCACAAGGTCAAGGAGCACTACAACGTGCACGAGAAGCTGGGAGTGTAAGCATGGATTCCTTATATTTAAAGCAAACTTTAGACTTCAGAATACTTCAGATGATCCTCATTTATATTTTCAGTAAGTGCATTGAAAATGGACTTTCAAAGTGAAGTAGTAACGCGTTGTGTTTACAGTGGGAAGTTCGGCCAGGTGTTCCGCATGTCCCACAAAGAGACGGGTCAGGTGTGTGCGGGGAAGTTCTACAGAGCCCGAACTTCCCATGAGAGGGAAGCAGCCCGCAAAGAGATCGAGCTCATGAACCATCTTCACCACCCAAAACTGGTCCAGTGTCTGGCTGCTTATGACACACGCTTGGAAGTGGTCATGGTCATGGAGTAGTAAGTAATCTGGTGATGGGAAGTTTCTGCTGctaatcacaatcacaatcatcAAAGCCACAAGCGATTGAGCCAATGGCAAAGCAGGGAGTGTAAGGTAGTCCTGATTTCACATCAGTCACAGGACTAATGTTGCTAGGTGACACTAGTGGCTGCTGTACTGTTATCAGATGGATGTGTGATTATATATGGCTGTTTGTAGGAGATTTAGCATGAACTCAATTTGACCCATTCAAACCATGAAATGTCTGCAAACCATATGGGAAATGCTGCTCGATATGAGAGTACCAGAGCTACTGGAGCTAAGGGCTGTTTTGGACCTGAAAGGTGTTATCTGTCTGCCCAGTATTGCAGGTGGAGAGCTCTTTGAACGCATCGTGGATGACAACTTTGAGCACACAGAGCCCACCAGCGCCCGCTACATGCAGCAGATCCTGGAGGGCATGCAGTACGTTCACAAGCAGAACATCGTCCACTTGGACCTCAAACCAGAGAACATCGTCTGTGTGGATACAACTGGAACACAGATCAAGATCATTGACTTCGGCTTGGCGAGTAAACTGGGTGAGTTTGCTGGATTTGTGGGAACAACTGTCACAATGATCTCACTGGGATCTCTCACTGGgacctgttttttttaaagaactttCACAGTGGCTCACCAGGGACGGTGAATAAATCACTCTGCGTGTATTCTGATGAATGGCATATCCTGTTTGCATCCCAGGAAAAGTTACAATACAGGGAAATCCAAGAGTCCTTATAAGGCGGCGGTTGGGGCTGTGCAGCCGAACTCTGTGCCATCAACTCTGTGCAGCCTTGTGCACCCAGCAGAGAGAGTAAAATGCTTCCTGTTATGCCCGCATAAGCCTAACAATATGAGTTTACCATGTTTTATCCTGACAACACAGCAGGGTCTACAGAGGATCACTCATTTTAACACGTGCCAGAAATAAGCCAAGATAACATCAAGGAGTGTCACATCTCTAAATTCCTAGTTGTCTGCAATGCCAGTTATGTAATAACAAATCCTTAAATAGACTGCTACCTCAGCTCAATAAATGCAGCAAAGCCTGTGAGGCCAATTCAGGCAGAAAATTTGGTGATGTTCCAGACGCTGCATCTCCACGCTGGGTGGTCTATTTAGAGATGACTCGAGCCATCTGTAAATAGGCGAAAAGAAACAGGCAAATACAAAACATTCAGGGTGACACTTTGAATTTCTCAGTTTCTAACTCTTGCCCTGTTCTTCAGAGGAGGATAAACCTCTGATGGTGATGCATGGCACGCCGGAGTTTGTGGCCCCGGAGGTGATCAGCTATGAGCCCGTGGGCCTGGAGACAGACATGTGGAGCATCGGAGTCATCTGCTTCATCCTGTGAGTCGAGGGAAGGCGGTAGTTGTTTAAACCATGACAACAACATACACTAAAAGAAAGAATGGAGCTGGGGATATGGGACTATAAAGATGGATTTGTTTACAGGCACAGTCATTTGAAAATAGCTCAAAGTAAAAGGAATACATCACCAACATGAATTATGTCAATGATGCTAATGCTACTAAAAATCTGAAATCTATGCATCCAAATGATTCTATAAATACATATCTGGCGCCATCTTGTGGCGATGTTATATCACTACAGTCCTTCATACCATGCTGTCTGTGTAGAAACAGCATGTTTTGGTAAGCTTGCATGAGTCCATGTGTGTTTCATTCATCGTTATATTGTTTTGTGTCCCAGGCTCAGCGGAGAGTCTCCCTTCCAGGGGAACAACGACGCAGAGACTTTTACTCTCGTGACTGCTGCTCGCTACGAGTTTGATCAGGAGAGTTTTGAGGACATCTCTGATCAAGCTAAAGACTTTATTACCTCCCTGCTGAAGAAAGACCGAAGGTTGATCtggtttccttttttctcaTAGCAGTGCTCACAATCTCCTTTGATTCAAGTATCTCTTTGTGATCCAGTCAGAAAGTTTCAAGCTCAGTGCACATGAGAAGCAGATTCCCTCcagctgaaaatgtcacatcatGAGAAACATATCCCTTGTGACATTTCCAACCATTTGTAGACAATTTGCATGGTACCAAACCATCTAGCAAGCTCTGACTATGAGTCCGAGAGACTCAGGGTCTTATTTATGCGTCGGGTGATCACAGCTAGCTCAGGAGAGCAGCTTTTGACAGCCATTGCTTCTACCTCTCTATCCACTTGCACTGTAGATGCAGGTTGTCATGCACCGAGGCCCTCGCCCACCCCTGGATGGTCTCTTTCACCCCCCTGACCCGCAGACCCACCAAGTCGCTCAATAAGGGGAAGATGAGGCGCTTTCTGGCCAAGCGCAAGTGGAAGGTAACACAGCTGACAAATGACTGATTTCCCATTGGACAGATGTACAATTTTCTTATCAGAGCTTCCATATGATGACCTTTCAGCTCATTTGTACTATACAGACCTGAAGCTTGGTTATGAGTGTAGTTAGTCATGCAGTGCTATTTGTCCTTTAAACTTCTAGAAAACTGGCAAGGCTGTTTTGGCCCTACAGCGGATGGCTAACCTCTCCAACAGGCCAGACTCTCCTGGCAGCTCCTCAGAGGGTAAGACAgataaaaagacacacacacacacacacacacacacacacacacacacacacacacacacacacaaaatgcccTCCTATGTCCTAGAGCCCCGTACATATGGCAGATGACTCACAGTTTCCGATTGTCACTTCAAGTTTACCCTTTTGTGATCAGTAAAGCCTTGTTCTGTTTGATTCGTCATCATCCTCCCTCTCATCCAGAGCCAGGCTGGAGccaagaggcagaggaggccaTCCAGTCGTTGGATAAGCAGCTTCAGAGTGAACCTCGCTTCCAGCAGGCCCTGAAGGACACCACCCTTCCCAAAGGAGCAACTGCTCAGCTAACGTGCCTCGTCAATGGTAGAGTGACAGAACTGTGATGCACTTCATTAAATGATGCCCCTCCACAGTCTACCAGGGTCGTGTTAACTATGgatcaaattgtgttttttgaaaGGGACTGCTTGTAGGGACGAACCCAAACATAATTAGCACCCTGCCATCTGTAGCTTCCATCAGATCTATGGAGTGATTCACcatctttcagctcagtgttgtgATTTTACAGACCGCAACTTAACTCTTTTGAACAGTTAGcttggctctgttcaaaggttACTAAATCCATCTATCAGCCCCTCTTTTTTGTAAAGTTCACAAATTAATttgaacttttttaaaaatctgtgcAAAATGGAAGGCAACCTCACAGTGATaacaagactccaggaagtcctACGTTACCTTTGCACAGAGCAAAGCTCCACCTGTTAGCTGTTTGTAGTCTGTGTGCTAAGCTAATGCAAAAATAGTTACTGTACAGACTGAACTGTAGTGTACTTCATCTTATCTTCTTTaccaagaaaacaaataagctgTTCTTACCTGGTAACAGATTGTGGCTCGCTTGAATGGAAATGCAATGGTTTGAACCAAATGTCCTTAATATTGAACAGTTTTTATACAACAAATCCTTTAATACAAACCATTCAGACATTTGGTGTTGGCATATTTGACAGTTTAACATCCAGTGAGTATTTTATGCTCTTGACTCTGCTGTAAAGTCTTATTGCCTCAATCCTAGGTTACCCACAGCCGGAGGTGAGGTGGCTTCAGAATGAGAAGCCGGTGTCTGAGTCGTGCAGAGTGTCCATGGAGCAGCTTGAAGACGGACTCTGTTCTCTGGTTCTGGTTGATCTGGAGCCTTCTGACTCTGGGGTTTATGTGTGCAGGGCCAGCAACAAGCTGGGGGAAGCAATGTGCTCTGCCAAACTGAGAGTGGAGATGTGACTGTGGAGAACACCAGTGGAGGCATAAAGCCTGGATGGACACTGATGGACAGTTATTCACTGCCACACAGAAGGCTTACACACAGTTTCAAGGCAATAAGGGTGTGTTGTGGTCTGTGATCAAGAGGACAACATTTGGACACACAAACCTAGAGGCCTTTGTTTCCCAGCAGTCACTAGTGTACCGGCcaagtctgttttctttcaatGTGTGGCTAACAACAACCAATGCACATGGTTTTGTTGAACTCAAATAAGGTAAAATCGTGCTACTGTGGCTGACCTCAGCACCGTTCACGCAACTGGTCACATGAAAA includes:
- the LOC139349678 gene encoding myosin light chain kinase, smooth muscle-like isoform X2, which gives rise to MTRSTRMDKEGLKPKTYVSTFHLALKPQARPLCVERQREDGLDTSNNKLGVSSATDSRLTPVQKQESPHFKQPLSDCAVCEGSDATFQGVITGSRPVSVSWQHNGRRMHLNNTSFKNGVASLALTQCSLGDAGMYTCVAENAVGKQSSSAVLRITAPKEIPRTSNHELHGDIMFKDASRENTKLSPALKKRNQNREEEEEDTDISDINLQTKVSASKGPPGVEFLHRPEQVQVRVGQQARLRCEFRSSSVPVACCWIYNRDKVLIGGPRMSIRSSQTQSEVEVCQACPADTGSYTVIVRNREGSAQHTISLSVIDRPDPPASQPVVSQLSTQSLVLSWTGPSYDGGTAVLGYIVEVKEEGPDKPGSWTEVASRCKNTSYHVRSGLEHLGQYRFRVRAYNTAGVSEPSQESECVKMATAKQKKEEPKSYITVTIDTNHKVKEHYNVHEKLGVGKFGQVFRMSHKETGQVCAGKFYRARTSHEREAARKEIELMNHLHHPKLVQCLAAYDTRLEVVMVMEYIAGGELFERIVDDNFEHTEPTSARYMQQILEGMQYVHKQNIVHLDLKPENIVCVDTTGTQIKIIDFGLASKLEEDKPLMVMHGTPEFVAPEVISYEPVGLETDMWSIGVICFILLSGESPFQGNNDAETFTLVTAARYEFDQESFEDISDQAKDFITSLLKKDRRCRLSCTEALAHPWMVSFTPLTRRPTKSLNKGKMRRFLAKRKWKKTGKAVLALQRMANLSNRPDSPGSSSEEPGWSQEAEEAIQSLDKQLQSEPRFQQALKDTTLPKGATAQLTCLVNGYPQPEVRWLQNEKPVSESCRVSMEQLEDGLCSLVLVDLEPSDSGVYVCRASNKLGEAMCSAKLRVEM
- the LOC139349678 gene encoding myosin light chain kinase, smooth muscle-like isoform X1, with the protein product MSIRSSQTQSEVEVCQACPADTGSYTVIVRNREGSAQHTISLSVIDRPDPPASQPVVSQLSTQSLVLSWTGPSYDGGTAVLGYIVEVKEEGPDKPGSWTEVASRCKNTSYHVRSGLEHLGQYRFRVRAYNTAGVSEPSQESECVKMATAKQKKEEPKSYITVTIDTNHKVKEHYNVHEKLGVGKFGQVFRMSHKETGQVCAGKFYRARTSHEREAARKEIELMNHLHHPKLVQCLAAYDTRLEVVMVMEYIAGGELFERIVDDNFEHTEPTSARYMQQILEGMQYVHKQNIVHLDLKPENIVCVDTTGTQIKIIDFGLASKLEEDKPLMVMHGTPEFVAPEVISYEPVGLETDMWSIGVICFILLSGESPFQGNNDAETFTLVTAARYEFDQESFEDISDQAKDFITSLLKKDRRCRLSCTEALAHPWMVSFTPLTRRPTKSLNKGKMRRFLAKRKWKKTGKAVLALQRMANLSNRPDSPGSSSEEPGWSQEAEEAIQSLDKQLQSEPRFQQALKDTTLPKGATAQLTCLVNGYPQPEVRWLQNEKPVSESCRVSMEQLEDGLCSLVLVDLEPSDSGVYVCRASNKLGEAMCSAKLRVEM